The window TTCTACGTGGAAATGAAGTGGGAGTTCACCAGCTGGGGTGAGTGGGGACCAACTGACTGCTAGGCTTGGAGCGGGCTCTTTGGGGAAGGTTCCCGATGGCTATGAGACTCCTTGCAGTACCCCTTGTGTCTAAGATGTGCCCGAGCGATGTATACCGCGTGTGGAAGCGTGGTGAGAGCCTGCGAGTGGATACCAGTCTCTTGGGCTTTGAGCACATGACCTGGCAACGTGGCCGGAGGAGCTTCATCTTCAGGGGTCAGGGTGAGCTCTGGGGCACTTACTGCATGGACAGATGTGAATGGCATGCTCAGATTCTCCCTGTGACTTCTGCACTTCCTGGAAGTGGAGACTGAAGCTGAGGATGGAGAGGGACCCAGGGGCTGAGAGTGTATCTACTTAGCAGCAGGTGACTGAGGATAGCTCACTGATCCGTTCCCCTCCTGTGACACCCCTGCCACTGACAGAGGCAGGAGCCTTGGTGATGGAGGTGGACCATGACCGGCAGGTGGTGCACACAGAGACACTAGGTCCAGCTCTGCATGAACCGGAAGCTCTGCTGGCTGCCATGCGGCCCAGTGAGGAACACGTAGCCAGTCGCCTCACCTCACCTATTGTCTCCACCCACCTGGACACTCGCAATGTGGCCTTCGAGAGGTCAGTTGGGGCCTGGCACAGCATGGGTGGTGATGGAGGAGAGATAGGAAAACacgcattttttaaaaagttagggtCTCTAGCTAggaggtggtggagcacgcctttaatcccagcactcgggaggcagaagcaggaggatctctgagttcacggccatactggtctacaagagctagttccaggacaggctccaaagctacagagaaaccctgtctcggaaaaaaaaaaaagttagggtctcactatgtaacccaggctggtcttgaactagaGATCTTTCTGTTTCAaatcctgggtgctgagattataggtgtgtgtgtgtgtgtgtgtgtgtgtgtgtgtgttaccacgCCCAGTGTAAACCAACATTAATAAAAGCAGAACTATCCTTAAGGTCCCTGATACTTATGGGAGGCTGATCCCCCTTCGCTAGAGGCTGCTTAGATTGGGGTACAAGGGTTACTATGGTTTGTATTAAAAAATATGCCATTGCCAcagttaactttttaaaagttttatcatCTCAAAAAGTAACCCTTTACCTGCGGTCTGCCTTCAAGCAGTCCTAAGTATCCACTAATCTATTCTCTGTTGCTATTTGCACGTGAATGAAATTGAAAATATGTTGCTTTTTGTGTATTGATTTGTTACTTTGTTTTCAAGGTCTATCCAAACTGTAACTATAGCATGAaactcttcattcttttttttatggctgaatagaTCGTGCACGTAccataattacttttttttttggtttttcgaggcagggtttctctgtagctttggtgcctgtcccggaactagctcttgtagaccaggctggcctcgaactcagagatccgcctgcctctgcctcccaagtgctgggattaaaggcgtgcgccaccaccgcccggctcataattactttttttaagattcacttatattttatgtgtatgagggtttttttgcctgcatgtatctatGATcattgtgtgcatgcagtgcccaaagagaccagaagaggcatcagagccCTCGGAACTGGAGAGAGATGATAGTACgccaccatgtgagtactgggaactgataCCAGTTTTATAAAAACAGGTAAAAtgttcttcacctctgagccatctctccagtcctcataattattctttacttctttatttatataattcCATCAGTAGACATTTGAGTTATTCCTACAGTTTGCCTATTAGGAATAATCAAACTATGtacttttatataaattttgtgtGAACATTTCATTTCTCCTGGACATATTCCTAACCTttgagtggaattgctgggttaGATAacaactcaatttttttttttttgtatgaggAAATGCCAGACTTTTTACCAAATGGCCTGAATCATTTTATATGGCCTCCAACAGTGTGAGGGTTCCAGTTTCTCCACATTTTCACTGATGCTTGCTATTGGTCATTATCTGATTCTTGCATTCCAGCTAGGCTGGTGAGTGGGATGTGGTGCCTCATTGTAGTTTTGATTGACATTTCTCTAAAAACTAATGATGCTGAAGTTTTCTCATGTGCAAATTGggtcattttattcatttttattttttgacaaatgTCTATTCCAATTCTtgagcttgttttatttttgtttgttgacagatttttcactgtgtagccctggctgttctggaacttactctgtagaccttgctggcttcaaactcagaaatttgTCAGCTGTCCTGACAATGAAGTGCAGttgatctcctgcctcagtctctgagtccCTGGGGTTTATAGGTATCCACCACCACACCCGGTCAGATCataatataatttcattaattttaaacaattagatctatatgtttattttatgagaGAACATTCTGcttacatgtatgggtgtgtaCCATATATGTGCCtagtacccatggaggtcagaggagggcattgggtcccctggacctggaattaaggaaagttgtgagctactatgtgggtgctgggaatggaacctgggtcctctaaaagagcaatatgtaagccaggtggtggtggcgcacacctttaatcccagcactcaggaggcagaggcaagtggatctctgtgagctcaaggccaatttggtctacagaatgagttctgagacacagagaaagcctgtgtctcgaaaaacaaacaaaaaagcaatatgGCTTGTAACCACTaaaagccatctccccaacccttcaTTCTTAAGGTTTAGATTTGTTcatagtgaaaataaaaacataactttATATTGGTTACATATTCTTGAACATTGCTACACTCATTATTTCCACTAGATTTTTAGTAAATTccttcatattaaaataaaaagacttgagccgggcagtggtggcgcacgtctttaatcccagcacttgggaggcaggcggatctctgtgagttcgaggccagcctggtctacaagagctagttccaggacaggctccaaagctacagagaaaccctgtctcgaaaaactaaaaaaaagccagacggtggtggcgcacgcctttaatcacagcacttgggaggcagaggcaggcggatctctgtgagttcgagaccagcctggtctacaagagctagttccaggacaggctccaaaactacaaagaaaccctgtctcgaaaaacaaacaagcaaaaacaaacaaacaaacaaaaaaacaaaaagactttatttgtatgagtgtttgcttgcatatgtgtgtgtgtactgcctgaggaggccagaaggaggtATCAGAACCTTGGAGCCGAAATAACAGGTGTGTGTGAGCAGCCTGATATAAGTACTAGATTCAAATTCTGGTCCTGTgatagagcaggaaatgctcttaccactgagccatctatctagccccaatattttttttcaaattgccaccaccactcaggagctagaggcaggtggatctctatgaattcaagaccagcctggtttacatagtgagttctaggacagccagggatatgtgTTTGTCTCAAATAGCAACAAGAGGAAACAATCATCCCAGATGTTTTATCATCTCAATAATAAATGCTTCTGTATTTCCACACAATTTTTAACATCATTGTCATAGCtaacaataaataacaataaaacaattaCTCTTCACTTCTGGTCTTGCCCTTGTGCAGATGTTCTAGCCGTCCAGTCCTAGTCCAGGCCCCTccatgtgtcactgtgggcaggGACCTTGGCAATTGAGTAGTCAGGGCCACCGGCTCGCTGAAGGAACGTTTGCTGTGTACTGGGGGAGGGGTGCGTGTCCTCACTACTCCTGTCTGGTCTGTTGTGGTTGTGTACTAGGCGAGGGGTGCGTGTCATCACTACTCCTGTCTGGTCTGTTGCAGGAACAAATGTGGTATCTGGGGATGGCGGTCTGAGAAGATGGAGACTGTTAGTGGCTATGAGGCCAAGGCAAGAGGGGCTACTGGGCTAGGGGACTTAGGGATAGGATAGCCTTGTGGGACCTGGGGGCTGCTCCTTTACCCTTCATGCTGTGGAGAGAGAGGTGagatcgttttttttttttttttttttttttttaaaaaaaagatttattaattctGTATACatggttcttcctgcatgtatgccttcaggtcagaagagggcaccaggtctcattactgatggttgtgagccacaatgtgccatgtggttgctgggaattgaactcaggtcctctggaagagcagtcagtgctcttaacctctgagccatctctccagccccgttttgttttttgttgttgttgttgttgttgtttttttctttttcttttttttttttttttgccaaagtaACTTTCTATGGCCCAGAGATCCAGCCCCTGCTGACCCCTCCTTAGGCTCTGAGATGAAATaaggggtgtttttgttttgtttctcttgccTCTCTGACTACATGTCCCTGTTAGTGACTCCTGGGGTTCAGACCCTACCATTTGCTCTCCTGTGGGGAAATTTTTTGTGTCTCAGGGAACAGAAGGACTTGGATCCTGGGCTGATGAAAACCAGGCTCTGAACCCTGCGTTCCCCATGTATCCCCCGATCCTCAGGTGTACAGTGCCACCAACGTGGAGCTGGTGACACGCACAAGAACGGAGCACCTCTCTGATCAAGACAAATTAAGGAGCAAAGGTAAACCCAGGTGCGACTGCCTGCCGCCTGGTCATTCTGTGGTCCGGGCCAGGGCTTGACCACCCCGGCAGGGTGGGaggcctccctctctcccagaaCCCTCTCTCTCCCATTCAACAGGGGGCTCCCAGGCAGACAATGGCGGAACACAGGCTGGGGAGTTGCCCAAAGTTCCCTCATGGTTCCCACTACTTCTTCTCAGGGGGGAAGACTCCGTTCCAGTCCTTCCTGGGGATGGCCCAGCAGCACTCCTCCCACAGTGGGGTGAGCGTGGCTGGGGGAGGGCTGGGCCAGACTGGGGTGGGTGGGGCACTTTCTGTTCATACTGAAGGCTAAGTCCTGCCCTGGGGTCCACCCAGGCTCCAGTGCAGCAGGCAGCCAGCCCCACCAACCCCACAGCAATTTCCCCCGAGGAGTACTTTGACCCCAGTTTCAGCCTGGAATCAAGAAACATCGGCCGCCCCATTGAGATGTCCAGCAAAGTACAGAGGTGAGGTCTGGGGTCAGGTTGGAGAGTCCCACCAGAAGACCTTGGGCAGCGGCAGAGTCCTGCCATGCATGGAGTGCATTGCAGTGAGGGGTCTGCTCACCTAGTCGGCTTCTCTCTGGACGAGCTCCAGAGGGTGGGCGCATGTTTGACACCCAGCATGTACCTGGGCCCAGGGAGTTGGTCATACGTGGGTGACATCACCAAtgtatttgcctttttttttttttaagatttttatttatttattatgtacacaacattctgcctccatgtatgcctgcaggccagaagagggtgccaaatctcattacagatggttgttagccatgtggttgctgggaattgaactcaggtcctctggaagaacagtcaatgctcttaaccactgagccatctctctagcccgtattttctttttgtttgtttattttgggctTTATGGTACAGGGTTctactttgtagccctggcttgtggctcattatgtagctcaggctggcctccaactcaaaacagtccaagtggtgggattacacCAATCCTGGCTTCTTTTTCTGTTCAACTCAGTGAGCATGTGCCAGGAACTAGAGCATGGCAGAGCGGGAAGAGCTTACAGCTCTGCTGCCCAGTGGTCTATATCCCAAGGAGATGATCTTCCCTCCTgggagtctgttttcttctttagaaGATGTTCATGTCACACGGATGTAGTCACGGCGACAGTGCCTTAGAGCAGATCTAACAGACTCCACGCAGCCTCAGGTGTCTCTACTCACACACTGATTGGAGATGGGATTTAAACCCCGAAGTCGAGAACAgcccttttgtgtttgtgtggccaGCACACTCAAGCGTATAGTGCCGACAAGCTCTAGACAGAGACAGGGCTGTGGACAAGGCCCAGAGatgagcccaggctggctcctgcCCCTCCTCATGCAGATCAGAAGAGTGGCACAGAGCCCTCAGCCCCAGAAATGGGCCAAGGGCTGAGACACCTCGGGCTTTAGAACCAGTGCTGAGTTCCTAGGGGCAACAGTCAATAGGAGCTGAGCAGGGAGAAGGGCACCACAGGCAGGTGACTGGAAAGGGTGAGGTGCCAGGGGTCCTAACCCACTTTCTCTGGTCGGCTGGATAGGTTCAAGGCAACGCTGTGGCTAAGTGAGGAGCATCCACTGTCCCTGGGTGATCAGGTGACACCCATCATTGACCTGATGGCCATCAGCAATGCTCATTTTGCCAAGCTGCGGGATTTCATCACGCTACGTCTCCCACCAGGCTTCCCTGTCAAGATTGGTGAGAAGACGACCAAGGGGCAACCAGGACGTAGGCATGACACCCCCGTCAGGTTTGGGGTTACTGCAGGGGGCAAGCAGCTCAAGCCTGGCTCTCTCCTCTCAGAGATTCCCCTCTTCCACGTGCTCAATGCCCGAATCACCTTCAGTAACCTGTGTGGCTGTGATGAGCCTGTAAGCTCGGTGTGGGTCCCTGCCCCCAGTTCTGCCATTTCGACTTCAGGTATGGCTGTAGCTCCAGGAGGGCGAGGCGACTGTTCAGCTGTCTGATCAGCCTTGGGGCTGAATGTGACCCCTGTTACCCTGCCTAGGAAGCCCTTTTCCATGTGAGGTGGACCCCACTGTGTTTGAGGTACCTGAGGGGTACAGTGTGCTGGGTGCTGAACGCAGTGAACCCCTTCGAGATGAGGATGATGACTTGCTGCAGTTTGCCATCCAGCAGAGCCTACTTGAGGCCGGCacagaggcagagcaggtgggaTGATGCAGGTGGAAGGTAGGTCGTGACCTCTACAGCCACAGGTCTGAGGTGACAGTTCTGGGCTCTGGCTGCTGCAGGTGACTGTGTGGGAAGCCCTGACCAACACGCGGCCTGgcattcttcctcctccccaagtCACGGTGTTTGAAGAGCAGCTTCAGCTGGAGCAGTAAGTCCCCTAGGAACACTGTGTGTGGGTCCTTGGCTGGCTGGTAGAGGGGAGGGATGGGAAACAAGAGAGTTCTAACCCCAGGGCTCCATACCTTCCCAAGACAAAATGCTGATCACTACAAGGAACAGgccagagccgggcgatggtggtgcacgcctttaatcccagcacttggaaggcagaggcaggcggatctctgtgagttcgaggccagcctggtctacaagagcgagttccaggacagacactaaagctacatagaaaccctgtctcgaaaaaaaacgaaaaaaaggAACAGGCCAGGCCTAAAGAGTCTTGCTTGTCTCTCTTGTCTCTCACGATGACATGAGGTCATCTCACGAAGGCTTCTCTCCAAGCCTTCTCATTGGTCTGTTCTCCCCTCAACCCTTGTCCTCAAGGGCCCTCCAGGAGAGCTTGCAGTTGTCCACAGAGTCCATGGGGCCAGTATCTCCTCAGAGAACACCTCCATCCCCTGCACCCCCAAGTTTTGAGGAGCAGCTTCGCCTGGCCCTGGAGTTGTCTTCCAGGGAACAGGAGGAGCAGGAACGACGGGGTCAGCAGGAGGAAGAAGACCTACAGCGGATTCTGCGGCTGTCACTCACGGAGCACTGAGCTGGCTGGCCCTGGAGAGGCTCTCCCTCCGGGGTCATTCCTTCTgcctgttttctatttatttatttataaactgcTGCTGAGCTTGGGGTCTGGAGCCCTGGAGGTAGGCTGGCAGTGTGGCCGAGGTGGAAATAAAGAGACCGTCAGCAGTGGGCTTGATGTCCTCCTTGGGCTGCAGCCAGGGGGACACTGGGTGAGGGACGACTGAGGATGGTGACCTCAGCTCCAGCTTTGGATCCTCTTGCTCTTCAGCTGTAAAATAAGGCCATCCCCTCACAGAGCCGGTGTTCCAGGAGATTCCGAGATTTCCCCTGGGTGCGtgcatccccagcacctggcCCATACTCCTgctggggagaaaaaaaggctGGGACCCCTTATTCTACCCTTTCCTAGGGAAGCTTCCTCCCTCGTCCCTGCAGCGTAGGCACAGATTCCTACCCAGATCCAAATATCTTCTACCAGAGGGACTTTAAGCAAGTTACACCCCCACCGGCTACGGCAATAGTTGGGGAAGAGGCTCAGCCTTGTCTGGTTTACCACTACAGTGGACTTGAAATGCCTATGAGCTTTGTGGACTATTGCTAAGACCCAAACTCATTTCCTTAGAAGCTTGTTTATCTCCTACATTTCCTCAGAGTGGAGGAAAGAAGGCCAAGTGAAAAAGAGAACAAGTATGGAATGGAACTATAGATTAAAGACTCAGTACCccgaggcatggtggcagaagtctttaatcccagtacttgggaggcagatgctggctggtggatctctgtgagctccaggccagcctgatctacatagtgaattccaagcaTGTCAGAGATacgtagcaagaccctgtctcaaaaaaaaaaaaaaaaaaaaaaaaaaaaaaaaaaagactccagacagtgatggacagtggtggcacactccttaaatcccagcagtcagggggtaaaagcaggcagatctctgtgagttcgaggccagcctggtctacagctaaggctgttacacagagaaaccctgtcttgaaaaccaaaaaaaaaaaccaaaaaactatcGTTCTTGCTCCTTCCTTGAGGTTCAAAGCTAATC of the Chionomys nivalis chromosome 8, mChiNiv1.1, whole genome shotgun sequence genome contains:
- the Ankrd13d gene encoding ankyrin repeat domain-containing protein 13D isoform X1, which gives rise to MAALGPTFPLHRLVWANRHRELEAALHSRQHNIEQEDPRGRTPLELAVSLGNLESVRVLLRHNANVGKESHQGWAVLQEAVSTGDPEMVQLVLQYRDFQRATQRLAGIPELLNKLRQAPDFYVEMKWEFTSWVPLVSKMCPSDVYRVWKRGESLRVDTSLLGFEHMTWQRGRRSFIFRGQEAGALVMEVDHDRQVVHTETLGPALHEPEALLAAMRPSEEHVASRLTSPIVSTHLDTRNVAFERNKCGIWGWRSEKMETVSGYEAKVYSATNVELVTRTRTEHLSDQDKLRSKGGSQADNGGTQAGELPKVPSWFPLLLLRGEDSVPVLPGDGPAALLPQWVQQAASPTNPTAISPEEYFDPSFSLESRNIGRPIEMSSKVQRFKATLWLSEEHPLSLGDQVTPIIDLMAISNAHFAKLRDFITLRLPPGFPVKIEIPLFHVLNARITFSNLCGCDEPVSSVWVPAPSSAISTSGSPFPCEVDPTVFEVPEGYSVLGAERSEPLRDEDDDLLQFAIQQSLLEAGTEAEQVTVWEALTNTRPGILPPPQVTVFEEQLQLEQALQESLQLSTESMGPVSPQRTPPSPAPPSFEEQLRLALELSSREQEEQERRGQQEEEDLQRILRLSLTEH
- the Ankrd13d gene encoding ankyrin repeat domain-containing protein 13D isoform X4, whose protein sequence is MVQLVLQYRDFQRATQRLAGIPELLNKLRQAPDFYVEMKWEFTSWVPLVSKMCPSDVYRVWKRGESLRVDTSLLGFEHMTWQRGRRSFIFRGQEAGALVMEVDHDRQVVHTETLGPALHEPEALLAAMRPSEEHVASRLTSPIVSTHLDTRNVAFERNKCGIWGWRSEKMETVSGYEAKVYSATNVELVTRTRTEHLSDQDKLRSKGGSQADNGGTQAGELPKVPSWFPLLLLRGEDSVPVLPGDGPAALLPQWVQQAASPTNPTAISPEEYFDPSFSLESRNIGRPIEMSSKVQRFKATLWLSEEHPLSLGDQVTPIIDLMAISNAHFAKLRDFITLRLPPGFPVKIEIPLFHVLNARITFSNLCGCDEPVSSVWVPAPSSAISTSGSPFPCEVDPTVFEVPEGYSVLGAERSEPLRDEDDDLLQFAIQQSLLEAGTEAEQVTVWEALTNTRPGILPPPQVTVFEEQLQLEQALQESLQLSTESMGPVSPQRTPPSPAPPSFEEQLRLALELSSREQEEQERRGQQEEEDLQRILRLSLTEH
- the Ankrd13d gene encoding ankyrin repeat domain-containing protein 13D isoform X3, encoding MAALGPTFPLHRLVWANRHRELEAALHSRQHNIEQEDPRGRTPLELAVSLGNLESVRVLLRHNANVGKESHQGWAVLQEAVSTGDPEMVQLVLQYRDFQRATQRLAGIPELLNKLRQAPDFYVEMKWEFTSWVPLVSKMCPSDVYRVWKRGESLRVDTSLLGFEHMTWQRGRRSFIFRGQEAGALVMEVDHDRQVVHTETLGPALHEPEALLAAMRPSEEHVASRLTSPIVSTHLDTRNVAFERNKCGIWGWRSEKMETVSGYEAKVYSATNVELVTRTRTEHLSDQDKLRSKGGKTPFQSFLGMAQQHSSHSGAPVQQAASPTNPTAISPEEYFDPSFSLESRNIGRPIEMSSKVQRFKATLWLSEEHPLSLGDQVTPIIDLMAISNAHFAKLRDFITLRLPPGFPVKIEIPLFHVLNARITFSNLCGCDEPVSSVWVPAPSSAISTSGSPFPCEVDPTVFEVPEGYSVLGAERSEPLRDEDDDLLQFAIQQSLLEAGTEAEQVTVWEALTNTRPGILPPPQVTVFEEQLQLEQALQESLQLSTESMGPVSPQRTPPSPAPPSFEEQLRLALELSSREQEEQERRGQQEEEDLQRILRLSLTEH
- the Ankrd13d gene encoding ankyrin repeat domain-containing protein 13D isoform X2; the protein is MAALGPTFPLHRLVWANRHRELEAALHSRQHNIEQEDPRGRTPLELAVSLGNLESVRVLLRHNANVGKESHQGWAVLQEAVSTGDPEMVQLVLQYRDFQRATQRLAGIPELLNKLRQAPDFYVEMKWEFTSWVPLVSKMCPSDVYRVWKRGESLRVDTSLLGFEHMTWQRGRRSFIFRGQEAGALVMEVDHDRQVVHTETLGPALHEPEALLAAMRPSEEHVASRLTSPIVSTHLDTRNVAFERNKCGIWGWRSEKMETVSGYEAKVYSATNVELVTRTRTEHLSDQDKLRSKGKPRGEDSVPVLPGDGPAALLPQWVQQAASPTNPTAISPEEYFDPSFSLESRNIGRPIEMSSKVQRFKATLWLSEEHPLSLGDQVTPIIDLMAISNAHFAKLRDFITLRLPPGFPVKIEIPLFHVLNARITFSNLCGCDEPVSSVWVPAPSSAISTSGSPFPCEVDPTVFEVPEGYSVLGAERSEPLRDEDDDLLQFAIQQSLLEAGTEAEQVTVWEALTNTRPGILPPPQVTVFEEQLQLEQALQESLQLSTESMGPVSPQRTPPSPAPPSFEEQLRLALELSSREQEEQERRGQQEEEDLQRILRLSLTEH